Proteins encoded by one window of Microplitis mediator isolate UGA2020A chromosome 1, iyMicMedi2.1, whole genome shotgun sequence:
- the LOC130675119 gene encoding glycogen phosphorylase, producing MSMRDVDHEKRKQISVRGIVDVENVGNFKKTFNRHLHYTLVKDRNVATSRDYFSALAHSVKDNLVSRWIRTQQYYYEKDPKRVYYLSLEYYMGRSLQNTMINLGIQGACDEAMYQMGLDIEELEELEEDAGLGNGGLGRLAACFLDSMATLGLAAYGYGIRYEYGIFAQKIRNGEQVEEPDDWLRYGNPWEKARPEFMLPVNFYGHVIETPEGKKKWVNTQVVFAMPYDNPIPGYKNNVVNTLRLWSAKSPIEFDLKFFNDGDYIQAVFDRNLAENISRVLYPNDNFFEGKELRLKQEYFMVAATLQDIIRRYKSSKFGSRDHHRTDFDEFYNKVAIQLNDTHPSLAIPELMRILIDVEGLSWEKAWYITTRTCAYTNHTVLPEALERWPVSMLESILPRHLQIIYHINFLHLQEVGAKYPGDLDRLRRMSLVEEDGEKRINMAHLSIVGSHAINGVARIHSEIVKTSIFRDFYEMHPEKFQNKTNGITPRRWLLLCNPNLSDLIEEKIGSEWTTHLEQLAQLKKWAKDPNFQRSVMKVKQENKLRLTEMLEKDYGVKVNPASIFDIQVKRIHEYKRQLLNCLHIITLYNRIKKNPSAPFVPRTIMIGGKAAPGYMLAKKIIKLICSVAHVVNNDPIIGEKLKVIYLENYRVTLAEKIIPAADLSEQISTAGTEASGTGNMKFMLNGALTIGTLDGANVEMAEEMGNENIFIFGMNVDEVEELAKKGYDAWHYYNTLPEAKQCIDQISGGFFSPNNPDEFKQITDVLMKWDRFYLLADYEAYIKCQERVSEVYKDSTKWAEMSINNIASSGKFSSDRTIAEYAREIWGVEPSWKPLPDPHEPRDM from the exons ATGTCTATGCGCGACGTAGATCACGAAAAGAGAAAACAGATTTCGGTGAGAGGTATCGTAGATGTCGAGAATGTTGGAAATTTCAAGAAGACTTTTAATAGACATCTGCATTACACTCTCGTGAAAGACCGAAATGTTGCAACTTCAAGGGATTATTTTTCCGCCTTAGCACACAGCGTTAAAGACAATCTCGTTTCTAGATGGATCCGCACCCAGCAATATTACTATGAAAAAGATCCAAAG cGTGTATATTATTTATCTCTGGAGTATTACATGGGCAGATCACTACAAAATACGATGATTAATTTAGGAATTCAAGGAGCATGTGATGAAGCAATGTACCAG ATGGGCCTGGACATTGAAGAACTAGAGGAACTTGAAGAAGATGCGGGGTTGGGTAACGGGGGTCTAGGTCGATTGGCAGCCTGCTTTCTTGACAGCATGGCAACACTAGGTCTTGCAGCATACGGCTACGGGATTCGTTATGAATACGGAATATTTGCTCAGAAAATAAGAAATGGCGAGCAAGTTGAAGAGCCTGATGACTGGTTGAGGTACGGGAACCCATGGGAAAAAGCGCGACCTGAATTTATGCTGCCGGTAAATTTCTACGGGCATGTGATAGAAACTCCGGAAGGAAAAAAGAAGTGGGTTAATACTCAAGTTGTCTTTGCTATGCCGTACGACAACCCGATTCCCGGTTACAAAAATAATGTCGTAAATACTTTGCGACTTTGGTCTGCTAAATCACCAATTGAATTTGACTTGAAGTTTTTCAATGATGGTGACTACATCCAGGCTGTCTTTGATCGtaatttggctgaaaataTATCGCGTGTGCTCTATCCCAATGACAATTTCTTCGAAGGAAAGGAGCTGAGATTGAAGCAAGAATACTTTATGGTTGCAGCGACTCTTCAAGATATTATACGTCGATACAAATCAAGCAAGTTTGGATCACGAGATCATCATCGTACTGATTTTGATGAATTTTACAACAAAGTTGCGATCCAGTTGAATGATACCCATCCTTCACTTGCAATTCCTGAGttaatgagaattttaattgacGTAGAAGGACTCTCGTGGGAAAAAGCATGGTACATTACCACACGTACGTGTGCGTACACAAATCACACGGTGTTACCTGAGGCACTTGAACGGTGGCCAGTTAGTATGCTCGAGAGTATTCTACCTCGACATTTGCAGATTATTTATCATATCAACTTCTTACATCTTCAAGAAGTAGGCGCCAAGTATCCCGGAGACTTGGACCGACTCAGACGAATGTCTCTCGTTGAAGAAGACGGTGAGAAAAGAATAAACATGGCGCATTTGTCAATAGTTGGCAGTCATGCCATCAATGGGGTGGCAAGAATTCATTCAGAAATTGTAAAAACTAGCATTTTCCGCGATTTCTACGAAATGCATCcagaaaaattccaaaataaaACCAACGGAATCACTCCTCGAAGATGGCTACTGCTCTGCAATCCCAATCTCTCTGATTTGATTGAAGAGAAAATAGGCAGTGAGTGGACGACTCATCTTGAGCAACTGGCCCAGCTTAAAAAATGGGCAAAAGACCCCAACTTCCAACGCAGCGTCATGAAAGTAAAgcaggaaaataaattaagactGACTGAGATGCTGGAAAAAGACTACGGGGTTAAAGTTAATCCCGCTTCAATATTTGATATTCAAGTTAAACGTATCCATGAGTACAAACGTCAATTACTTAATTGTTTACACATAATTACACTTTAcaatcgtataaaaaaaaatccttcggcTCCATTTGTACCACGGACTATTATGATCGGTGGTAAAGCTGCTCCAGGTTATATGCTggcgaaaaaaataataaaattaatttgcagTGTCGCTCACGTTGTTAATAATGACCCGATAATTGGTGAAAAATTGAAGGTCATTTATTTAGAAAACTACCGAGTCACACTTGCGGAAAAAATAATCCCGGCTGCTGATTTGAGCGAGCAGATTTCAACCGCTGGTACTGAGGCTTCAGGAACCGGTAACATGAAATTTATG TTAAACGGAGCATTGACTATCGGAACATTAGATGGCGCCAACGTAGAAATGGCCGAAGAAATGGGTAACGAAAACATATTCATTTTTGGAATGAACGTCGACGAAGTTGAAGAATTGGCGAAAAAGGGTTACGATGCCTGGCATTATTACAATACATTACCAGAAGCTAAGCAATGCATCGATCAAATATCCGGTGGATTCTTCAGCCCAAACAATCCAGAtgaatttaaacaaataaccGATGTACTTATGAAGTGGGATCGGTTTTATTTGCTGGCTGATTATGAAGCTTACATAAAATGTCAGGAGCGCGTTAGCGAGGTTTACAAAGACTCGACTAAATGGGCTGAGATGTCCATTAATAATATCGCATCTTCCggtaaattttcatcagatcgtACTATTGCTGAGTATGCCCGCGAAATTTGGGGCGTTGAACCCTCATGGAAACCACTGCCTGACCCTCATGAGCCACGAGACATGTAA